A DNA window from Cutaneotrichosporon cavernicola HIS019 DNA, chromosome: 2 contains the following coding sequences:
- a CDS encoding uncharacterized protein (Transmembrane amino acid transporter protein) → MSTSPVPPWAEDAIEDSTMNAQPLEVYMYYAAIERAREDADTRPVPDSPITVLVKRVTGRKTRIVYPDGQPKDQSGGWLRRRLRKAEPSPSLPESAVEENRDTDTKDIENVKAGPGLLDVLSPPERASAYRLLRSASWQLVFFLITTDVLGWYTAPMAFAQLGYGPGVLVYTCFWALAFASGQILWRMYMSLDSEQYPVKCYADLGERTYGRFVRHVFNVLQSLQLVFNTAMLIIMSGQGLAEIIDWKFCYLALNVFFALLGAILSQFKTIRGLGIFTVIGTVLNVIVMVLTMAGVALFDPVPSQSGHSDLSEPKIVGGWTPSYSKGWYEQISGCMLAVFAYGGAMIFTEFMAEMRRPRDFWKAAFGAQFFCYSLYMLFGLFVYSFQGQYTNILPTVNIDSILFQGLTNILGLICITIIAVMYSHIGCKVFYRNVMRGYFKAPSLTSTKSTLYWSAVVCGYWTVAWVVGSAIPNITDLNTVVGAACILQFTYTFPSALLVGHWVQRDAIKGDNKWEPGIEPWSNRLDSWRDKSRWRRGFKPYWYAKAALMVYVLCALATCGLGIYSGVQSAKESFRSGRTTSFSCRAPGQPANK, encoded by the exons ATGAGCACCAGCCCCGTCCCCCCgtgggccgaggacgccatCGAAGACT CCACGATGAACGCACAGCCGCTCGAAGTGTACATGTACTATGCTGCGATCGAGCGCGCCCGTGAAGACGCCGACACGCGACCCGTCCCCGACAGTCCAATCACGGTGCTGGTGAAGCGCGTGACGGGTCGGAAAACGCGGATAGTCTATCCCGACGGCCAGCCAAAGGACCAGTCCGGAGGGTGGTTGAGACGGAGACTGAGGAAGGCGGAACCGTCCCCAAGTCTGCCTGAGAGCGCAGTTGAGGAGAACAGAGACACGGATACCAAGGACATTGAGAACGTCAAAGCCGGGCCGGGActgctcgacgtcctctcccctccagagagggcgagcgcaTACCGTCTCCTCCGCTCCGCCAGCTGGCAGTTGGTGTTCTTCCTCATCACAACAGACGTGTTGGGTTGGTATACTGCTCCAATGGCGTTTGCGCAGCTGGGATACGGGCCCGGCGTGCTCGTGTACACTTGTTTCTGGGCGCTGGCATTTGCGAGCGGTCAGATCCTGTGGCGCATGTACATGTCCCTCGACAGCGAGCAGTATCCCGTCAAGTGCTATGCCGACCTGGGCGAGCGGACGTACGGTCGGTTCGTGAGGCACGTCTTCAACGTCCTCCAGTCGCTGCAGTTGGTC TTCAACACGGCCATGCTTATTATCATGAGTGGACAGGGCCTCGCCGAGATCATCGACTGGAAGTTCTGCTACCTCGCCCTCAATGTCTTCTTCGCTCTGCTCGGTGCGATCTTGTCGCAATTCAAGACGATCCGCGGACTGGGCATCTTCACAGTCATTGGCACGGTGCTCAACGTCATCGTGATGGTGCTGACCATGGCCGGTGTCGCTCTCTTCGACCCTGTCCCGAGCCAGAGCGGACACTCGGACTTGAGCGAGCCCAAGATCGTTGGGGGGTGGACACCCTCCTACTCGAAGGGGTGGTACGAGCAAATCTCGGGGTGTATGTTGGCCGTGTTCGCTTACGGTGGCGCAATGATCTTTACAGAGTTCATGGCTGAGATGCGCCGACCAAGGGATTTCTGGAAAGCGGCGTTCGGAGCACAGTTCTTCTGCTACTCACTGTACATGCTGTTTGGGCTGTTCGTCTATTCGTTCCAGGGGCAATATACCAACATCCTCCCAACGGTCAATATCGACAGCATCCTCTTCCAGGGCCTCACCAATATCTTGGGCCTGATCTGTATCACCATCATCGCGGTCATGTACTCCCACATCGGGTGCAAGGTGTTCTATCGCAACGTCATGCGCGGATACTTCAAGGCGCCGTCGCTTACTTCAACCAAGAGCACGCTGTATTGGTCTGCAGTCGTGTGCGGATACTGGACGGTCGCTTGGGTCGTTGGAAGCGCCATCCCAAATATCACCGACCTCAACACCGTCGTTGGGGCGGCGTGTATCCTCCAGTTCACCTACACCTTCCCGTCGGCGCTGCTTGTTGGGCATTGGGTCCAGCGCGACGCGATCAAGGGCGACAATAAGTGGGAGCCAGGAATCGAGCCGTGGTCGAACCGCCTCGATAGCTGGCGCGACAAGAGCCGGTGGCGCCGCGGATTCAAGCCATACTGGTACGCCAAGGCTGCTCTT ATGGTGTACGTGCTCTGCGCCCTTGCCACTTGTGGGCTGGGCATCTACTCGGGCGTCCAGAGTGCCAAGGAGAGCTTCCGCAGTGGGCGGACGACCAGCTTTTCCTGCCGCGCGCCCGGCCAGCCGGCGAACAAGTAG
- a CDS encoding uncharacterized protein (arm repeat-containing protein) yields MSSGQDLDAQVIACLQATLDPNENTRRAAEDQLTTLYQHLEGGLSLARILADYNVALPQRQSAGILLQKYIDRHWSAMSDAFDPPATPTEVKDLIRPMLLRALSDRERKVRTAAAFACSTVARFDWPDDWPSLLSELTSMLQTGSPDAVHGAMRVVTEFVKNELSEDQLVPVVRDLVPALLAVLGSPGAHSFLTRADTVAVYRHIVTLLEMLKDEHPKAVRQALDGMAPVWFDAFTQLLSVDAAVDLQASWESLALRIRIFRVLLQFQTKFPRYIASHIPTFLRLAILNLTSLLPAFNRYYISSDPESPDPPLPEDSFQVKMDLDDLASSIFEYLEPTVRSKEAKDILLNAAEDRGTAVMETIVGLVLTYTQVTRQQEEEWLEDANAFVEDEDEDNFEYSLRIVGHDLMGSMIDKWPRPVGFVVNEIAKRRVQESAAAHASGNADWWKPLETMLGLLGGIADDLTNLLEEDRDEGRQPTLDLAYFFDQVIPSLLVQTDAPFLQGRAFVFASQFASQLSGNVAQHYLNATVEALSSDNIAIPVKISAVKTIRNFCRHVDAAIMAPQAPKVLSLLLPVLWGMTHETLYLVLETIHSVVSLDKSSLTAESTTAICEHVYDEWLKNTTDPIFTAITEELVESIATSPSAAAVSTLVHFLSPRLATLITQPVDEDTLHIPGEAIQLANAIVKPRAGPLEPEYIGTVTVAVMKVLEQTDDMEVIQRGMLHLTYIVRKDCNKLIQWHAPDGTNGIARIFGLLGRFLAPTFSESGGLFVGDLVMHLFRKAGSAIAPVLGDLLNAMASRLGTAQTDSFVSSMVIPFAYLFGTEYTEQVLQLLQSFQPVNVSPGETVPALDLVLQKWCDVADTITGSWNIRVNDLGLCKLFTMGSSAVSRVVVKGDLLITDANRNRIMTRSRTRAEPNTYSQVTFPVKALKLLLKDVQAEGKGKSKSTGLDVPEDDGDEEWDDDDLLAGPEPDDEFALLSDWLDAGPNASDAQDDDEDLKADPLAQIDMGAHITDTLRQCYTSNANGMHEMVDALSSEEKGVLQSVLTL; encoded by the exons ATGTCCTCCGGCcaggacctcgacgcccagGTCATCGCTTGCTTACAGGCCACTCTCGACCCCAACGAGAAcactcgtcgagctgccgAGGATCAGCTCACCACCCTCTACCAACACCTAG AGGGTGGACTGAGCTTGGCCCGTATCCTCGCCGACTACAATGTGGCTCTTCCACAGCGCCAGTCGGCCGGTATCCTCCTCCAAAAGTACATCGACAGACACTGGAGCGCCATGAGTGATGCCTTTGACCCACCCGCGACCCCGACCGAGGTCAAAGACTTGATCCGGCCCATGCTCTTACGCGCCCTCTCGGACCGTGAGCGCAAGGTGCGCACCGCGGCTGCCTTTGCATGCTCGACAGTTGCGAGATTTGACTGGCCTGATGACTGGCcatccctcctctccgagCTCACGAGCATGTTACAGACGGGCTCGCCTGACGCCGTGCACGGCGCGATGCGCGTTGTCACCGAGTTTGTAAAGAACGAGCTGAGCGAGGACCAGCTCGTCCCCGTCGTTCGCGACCTTGTTCcagccctcctcgccgtgtTGGGCAGCCCTGGCGCACACTCGTTCCTCACGCGCGCCGATACCGTCGCCGTGTACAGGCACATTGTGACGCTCCTCGAGatgctcaaggacgagcacCCGAAAGCGGTGCGTCAGGCGCTGGACGGCATGGCACCCGTGTGGTTTGACGCGTTCACCCAGCTGCtgagcgtcgacgccgctgTCGACTTGCAGGCTAGCTGGGAGAGTCTTGCGCTGCGCATCCGCATCTTCCGCGTGCTGCTCCAGTTCCAGACCAAATTCCCTCGCTATATCGCCTCGCACatccccaccttcctccgtctcgccatcctcaacctcacATCGCTCCTCCCAGCATTCAACCGCTACTACATCAGCTCTGACCCAGAGAGTCCCGACCCGCCCCTTCCCGAGGATAGTTTCCAGGTCAAGatggacctcgacgacctcgctTCCTCCATCTTCGAGTATCTCGAGCCTACCGTGCGCtccaaggaggccaaggacatCCTCTTGAATGCGGCTGAGGACCGGGGAACCGCTGTCATGGAGACGATTGTCGGGCTCGTACTCACCTACACACAGGTCACGCGGCaacaggaggaggagtggctcgaggacgcgaaCGCAttcgtcgaggacgaggacgaggacaactTTGAGTACTCACTGCGCATCGTAGGGCACGACCTGATGGGCTCGATGATCGACAAGTGGCCGCGACCCGTTGGCTTCGTGGTGAACGAGAtcgccaagcgccgcgTGCAGGAGAGCGCGGCTGCGCACGCTTCCGGTAACGCCGACTGGTGGAAGCCACTCGAGACCatgctcggcctccttggtgGCATTGCCGATGacctcaccaacctcctcgaggaggaccggGACGAGGGCCGCCAGCCAACCCTCGACCTGGCTTACTTCTTCGACCAGGTCATTcccagcctcctcgtccagaCCGACGCGCCTTTCCTGCAGGGTCGCGCCTTTGTGTTTGCATCCCAGTTCGCGAGCCAGCTCTCGGGCAATGTAGCCCAGCATTACCTCAACGCAacggtcgaggcgctcagcTCAGACAACATTGCCATTCCCGTCAAGATCTCGGCCGTCAAGACCATTCGCAACTTCTGCCGCCACGTCGATGCCGCCATCATGGCCCCGCAGGCGCCCAAGGTGCTGTCTTTACTGTTACCAGTGCTCTGGGGCATGACCCACGAGACTCTCTACCTCGTGCTGGAGACAATCCACTCGGTCGTGTCGCTCGACAAGTCGTCGCTCACAGCCGAGAGCACAACCGCAATCTGCGAGCATGTCTACGATGAGTGGCTGAAGAACACTACTG accCCATCTTCACCGCCATCacggaggagctcgtcgagtcgatcgcgacgtcgccgagcgccgcggccgtgTCGACGCTCGTACACTTCCTCTCGCCGCGTCTCGCGACGCTCATCACTCAGCCAGTCGACGAGGATACGTTACACATTCCCGGCGAGGCGATCCAGCTCGCTAACGCGATTGTCAAGCCTCGCGCTGGCCCGCTCGAGCCCGAGTACATCGGGACGGTCACAGTCGCCGTGATGAAGGTCCTTGAGCAAACCGACGACATGGAGGTAATCCAGCGCGGCATGCTGCACCTCACGTACATTGTCCGCAAGGACTGTAACAAGCTCATCCAGTGGCATGCACCAGACGGGACGAACGGCATCGCTCGCATCTTCGGGCTTCTGGGCCGCTTCTTAGCCCCAACGTTCTCCGAGTCGGGTGGCCTCTtcgtcggcgacctcgtcatgCACCTTTTCCGCAAGGCGGGCTCGGCGATCGCCCCCGTCCTAGGCGACTTGCTAAACGCCATGGCTTCGCGGCTTGGCACCGCGCAGACGGACAGCTTTGTCAGTTCCATGGTCATCCCCTTCGCCTATCTTTTCGGCACCGAGTACACTGAGCAGGTGCTACAGCTGCTCCAGTCGTTCCAGCCCGTCAATGTCAGCCCGGGCGAGACGGTGCcagcgctcgacctcgtcctgcAAAAGTGGTGCGATGTCGCCGACACGATCACCGGCTCGTGGAACATCCGCGTCAACGACCTGGGCCTGTGTAAGCTGTTCACTATGggctcgtcggccgtgTCGCGCGTGGTCGTCAAGGGCGACCTGCTGATAACGGATGCGAACCGTAACCGCATAatgacgcgctcgcgcacgagAGCCGAGCCAAACACGTACTCGCAGGTTACGTTCCCggtcaaggcgctcaagctgctgctcaaggacgtgcaggccgagggcaagggcaagagcAAGTCCACGGGGCTCGACGTgcccgaggacgatggcgacgaggagtgggacgatgatgacctcctcgcgggCCCTGAACCTGATGACGAGTTTGCGCTGCTCAGTGACTGGCTCGACGCTGGACCCAACGCCAGCGACGCgcaggacgacgacgaggacctcaAGGCGGACCCGCTGGCCCAGATTGACATGGGCGCGCACATTACCGACACGCTGCGCCAGTGCTACACTTCCAACGCCAACGGGATGCACGAGATGGTCGACGCGCTGTCCtcggaggagaagggcgtTCTGCAGAGTGTGTTGACGCTGTAG
- a CDS encoding uncharacterized protein (Sen15 protein), translated as MTSSDHNATTLTAHLGPLQRGPAATALRDLALAVGWCDLCVLELKGTTWSVLVGHKRKEDPLRAVLPLPLHTNALLPSELKGIFDALAKVSIDDLPPPITEFAPSVDSLRKAYSTMTGTEAEEGSLSAVGEEKEAQAGKAEFDPDTLYTAIMCADSTVVYYKLSRGIRKPHDIPDE; from the exons ATGACCTCGTCCGACCACAACGCAACAACACTCACCGCCCACCTCGGCCCACTCCAGAGAGGACCCGCAGCTACGGCACTGCGCGACCTCGCACTCGCAGTGGGATGGTGCGACCTTTGTgttctcgagctcaagggGACAACGTGGAGTGTTCTTGTGGGACATaagcgcaaggag GACCCGCtccgcgccgtcctccCCCTGCCTTTGCACACGaacgccctcctcccgtcCGAGCTCAAGGGCATCTTTGACGCACTCGCCAAGGTATCTATTGacgaccttcctcctcccatcaCCGAATTTGCGCCGAGCGTCGATAGCTTGCGCAAGGCCTATTCGACCATGACAGGAACCGAAGCCGAAGAGGGCAGCCTCAGTgccgttggcgaggagaaggaggcccAAGCGGGTAAGGCAGAGTTCGACCCAGACACGCTCTACACTGCCATCATGTGCGCCGACTCGACCGTCGTGTACTACAAGCTCTCGCGGGGTATTCGCAAGCCCCACGACATTCCCGACGAGTAG
- the PDB1 gene encoding uncharacterized protein (Transketolase, pyrimidine binding domain): protein MATRAALTRLSSRSLTTAARPLAATTARAALQTTPLARVPRAPSVLIPRRGASTDEGAQTMTVRDALNTAMEEEMLRDPTVFVMGEEVARYNGAYKVTKGLLDKFGEDRVIDTPITEQGFAGLAVGAAFAGLRPVCEFMTWNFAMQAIDQIVNSAGKTYYMSGGNVPCPVTFRGPNGAAAGVAAQHSQCYAAWYGSIPGLKVLSPWSAADAKGLLKSAIRDINPVCFLENELLYGLSFPMTKEEMSDDFTLPIGKAKVEKEGTDLTIVAHSKAVGDSIQAAEALEKETGIKVEVVNLRSIRPLDIDTIIASIKKTNHLITVEGGFPAFGVGSEIIAQVCESSAFDYLDAAPERITGADVPTPYAETLETLAFPTVDLISQTVKRHLYRS, encoded by the exons ATGGccacccgcgccgctctcacccgcctctcctcgcgcagcctcaccacggccgcgcgccccctcgccgccaccaccgcgcgcgcggccctACAGACCACGCCGCTCGCCCGTGTTCCCCGTGCTCCCTCTGTCCTTATCCCCCGTCGCGGGGCGAGCACTGACGAAGGCGCTCAGACCATG ACGGTCCGTGACGCCCTCAACACCGCtatggaggaggagatgctCCGCGACCCCACAGTCTTCGTcatgggcgaggaggttgccCGATACAACGGCGCGTACAAGGTCACCAAGGGATTGCTGGACAAGTTTGGAGAGGACCGCGTGATTGAC ACCCCCATCACCGAGCAGGGCTTTGCTGGTCTTGCTGTCGGCGCTGCGTTCGCCGGCCTCCGGCCCGTCTGCGAGTTCA TGACCTGGAACTTTGCCATGCAGGCCATCGACCAGATTGTCAACTCTGCCGGCAAGACGTACTACATGTCGGGCGGTAACGTGCCTTGCCCGGTGACGTTCCGTGGCCCCAATGGTGCCGCTGCTGGTGTCGCTGCCCAGCACTCGCA ATGTTACGCCGCTTGGTACGGCTCAATCCCTGGCCTTAAGGTGTTGTCGCCGTGGtctgccgccgacgccaagggcCTCCTCAAGTCGGCGATCCGCGATATCAACCCG GTCTGTTTCCTCGAGAACGAGCTCCTCTACGGCCTGTCGTTCCCCAtgaccaaggaggagatgtCTGACGACTTTACGCTCCCAAtcggcaaggccaaggttgagaaggagggcaCGGACCTGACAATTGTCGCGCACTCCAAGGCGGTCGGCGACTCGATccaggctgccgaggccctcgagaaggagactggcatcaaggtcgaggtcgtcaaccTCCGCTCGATCCGCCCTCTCGACATTGACACCATCATCGCGTCGATCAAGAAGACTAACCACCTCATCaccgtcgagggcggcttCCCGGCCTTTGGCGTTGGGTCCGAGATCATTGCCCAGGTGTGCGAGTCGTCGGCGTTCGActacctcgacgccgcgcccgAGCGTATCACGGGCGCAGACGTGCCGACCCCCTACGCGGAGACGCTGGAGACGCTCGCATTCCCCACCGTCGACCTCATTTCCCAGACCGTCAAGCGTCACCTGTACCGATCCTAG